From a single Nostoc sp. MS1 genomic region:
- a CDS encoding response regulator: protein MIKVLLVDDQNLIRQGLKALLELEPDIEIIGEAENGKIALDLTAQFHPDVVLMDIRMPIMDGVAATQLIQQNFPRVKVLVLTTFDDDEYVKTALQHGAMGYLLKDTPSEELAVAIRAVHRGYTQLGPGIVKKLLTQFQATPNHTPPAPPNLTELTPREKEVLKLIATGASNREIAQQLYISEGTVKNHVTNILNRLSLRDRTQAAIIANTYLDYFNESE, encoded by the coding sequence ATGATTAAAGTTTTGTTGGTAGATGATCAAAATCTCATCCGTCAAGGATTAAAAGCATTATTAGAGCTAGAGCCAGATATAGAAATTATTGGCGAAGCAGAAAATGGTAAAATCGCCCTTGATTTAACCGCTCAATTTCATCCAGATGTAGTCTTGATGGATATCAGAATGCCAATTATGGATGGAGTTGCAGCTACACAATTAATTCAACAAAATTTTCCCAGAGTTAAAGTCTTAGTTTTGACAACTTTTGATGATGATGAATATGTCAAAACTGCTTTACAACATGGGGCGATGGGTTATTTACTCAAAGATACACCCTCAGAAGAATTAGCCGTGGCAATTCGCGCAGTTCATAGGGGCTATACTCAACTAGGGCCGGGGATAGTCAAAAAACTCTTAACCCAGTTTCAGGCGACACCCAACCACACACCCCCTGCGCCGCCTAATTTAACGGAACTTACCCCCAGAGAAAAAGAAGTTTTAAAACTAATTGCTACAGGTGCTAGTAACCGCGAAATTGCTCAACAACTATATATTTCTGAAGGTACAGTCAAAAATCACGTGACTAATATATTAAATCGGCTGAGTTTGCGCGATCGCACTCAAGCCGCTATTATTGCCAATACCTATTTAGATTATTTCAATGAATCTGAGTAA
- a CDS encoding sensor histidine kinase, protein MSRAIKLNNHPFPFLLYLEWVLLAISIVTSVLPYPSPKFSSRFPELTILSLIIFGLMGLRLPTHNKINKVIYTACEIFLIFITGLFEGRAARMFPFLYIILVTRSCLIFPLPGRLAVTFFSFSLFLSTLINRLPRANLPIQAQERFRFFTLSLILIFGLSLIFVLLLMNSLLSERQSREELAVANEKLRQYALRIENQATLEERNRIAREIHDSLGHSLTALNLQLETALKLAPSNPDKAQSFLTKAKELGSKALQDVRNSVSTMRSHPLQEKTLDEAIDNLAQEFQHHTGIVLTCVLNVNNQLSMEVNTAIYRIIQESLTNVSKHARATRVNIEISLSRGSLLLIIQDNGRGFDIQQNTTGFGLQSMRDRTLALGGKFAINSSIGGGCQITVDIPSSRLT, encoded by the coding sequence ATGAGTCGAGCCATTAAATTAAACAATCATCCTTTCCCCTTTTTACTCTACTTAGAATGGGTATTACTAGCAATATCTATTGTTACATCTGTCTTGCCCTATCCTTCACCAAAATTTTCTAGTAGATTTCCTGAACTGACGATATTGAGCCTAATAATTTTTGGCTTAATGGGTTTGCGATTGCCTACACATAATAAAATAAATAAAGTCATTTATACAGCCTGTGAAATCTTTTTGATTTTTATTACTGGGTTATTTGAAGGTAGAGCAGCAAGAATGTTCCCCTTCCTCTACATTATTTTAGTAACTCGTAGTTGTTTAATTTTTCCTTTGCCTGGGCGTTTAGCTGTTACTTTTTTCTCTTTTAGTTTATTTTTATCCACCTTAATCAATAGATTACCTCGCGCTAATTTACCGATACAAGCACAAGAGCGGTTTCGTTTTTTCACTTTGAGCCTGATATTAATATTCGGTCTAAGTTTAATTTTCGTCTTACTATTAATGAATAGCTTATTATCTGAAAGACAAAGCCGAGAAGAATTGGCAGTGGCGAATGAAAAATTGCGTCAATATGCTCTAAGAATTGAAAATCAAGCAACTTTAGAAGAACGGAATCGCATTGCGCGAGAAATTCACGACTCATTAGGACATTCTCTCACTGCATTGAATTTACAATTAGAAACTGCGTTAAAATTAGCGCCATCTAATCCCGATAAAGCACAAAGTTTTTTAACTAAGGCAAAAGAACTTGGCTCTAAGGCTTTGCAAGATGTACGCAATTCCGTTTCTACTATGCGTTCTCATCCTTTGCAAGAAAAAACTTTAGATGAAGCAATTGATAATCTGGCACAAGAGTTTCAACACCATACCGGAATTGTATTAACTTGTGTGCTGAATGTTAATAATCAATTATCGATGGAAGTAAATACAGCTATCTATCGAATTATCCAGGAATCGTTAACAAATGTATCTAAACACGCCAGAGCTACAAGAGTTAATATAGAAATTTCTTTAAGTAGAGGTAGCTTGTTGTTGATAATTCAAGATAATGGAAGAGGGTTTGATATCCAACAAAATACCACAGGTTTTGGCTTACAGAGTATGCGCGATCGCACTTTAGCATTAGGAGGTAAATTTGCAATCAATAGTAGCATTGGTGGTGGTTGTCAAATTACCGTTGATATTCCTTCAAGTAGATTGACATGA